A single genomic interval of Argopecten irradians isolate NY chromosome 8, Ai_NY, whole genome shotgun sequence harbors:
- the LOC138329381 gene encoding kelch-like protein 24a has translation MASSRYHSDLTNGLNRLRLNGKYSDVIVMCGNRTYQCHRVVLSAMSEYFECMFDSPMMESMTGEVDLTALDVSTEVDICEKFLLFIYIGDSAIDESSAVHLLNVAKEYQVPSLQCACLKFLSTTLNKSNCLAVWQTASVHEHDELASLALSLVKKHFPEPDVCYSEDFLMLNNIQYITDLLNGQNINCPDKTVLCKAVMLWINADFDNRACYIKTIMEALSILPVDVEDIEAVVSDEQFGGIREHSLYQEAVQSLKTQRRSQFSLVKSDVFSDESVVVIGGCDLGSNRNVQCFSFPQKKWFALAAMPIDIGFDFAMCSGGMHIYVSGGSSYKDVFLRYDGERNIWQNMPPMPTRRQRHCMAIVRNTLYVFGGIDTPQTSPYRNIDMFDLDAFRWKTVGNHNLSIPVRSASCAVLGQTIYIVGGLDSKSKQVNRVQYFHTKNGYSGEEYQVLPDEPNIQYKPVVVADTLYIVSKNGDVLTYNPGANHRPKADGKISSFPRSDYGVCEFEGNILVLGGMANFQTKADMIQFNIEKNLTISMQESMPSPKRRFGWCKTTIMRRHLSNID, from the exons ATGGCTTCGTCACGATATCATTCCGACCTCACTAATGGACTGAACCGCTTGAGATTGAACGGCAAATACAGTGACGTCATCGTTATGTGTGGAAATCGAACGTACCAATGTCACCGCGTCGTTCTGTCGGCCATGTCAGAATACTTCGAATGCATGTTTGATAGTCCAATGATG GAATCGATGACCGGCGAAGTTGATTTGACAGCTTTGGACGTAAGCACGGAGGTGGACATTTGTGAGAAGTTtctattgtttatttacatcGGGGATTCCGCCATAGATGAATCATCTGCTGTCCATCTTCTCAACGTCGCAAAAGAGTATCAAGTGCCATCATTACAATGCGCTTGTCTTAAGTTTCTATCAACAACTCTAAATAAAAGCAACTGCCTTGCTGTTTGGCAAACAGCTTCAGTTCATGAGCATGATGAGCTTGCTTCACTAGCACTGTCGTTGGTAAAGAAACACTTCCCAGAGCCGGACGTTTGTTATAGTGAGGATTTCCTGATGttaaacaatatacaatacattacagACCTCCTGAATGGTCAGAATATCAACTGTCCAGACAAGACAGTTCTCTGTAAGGCCGTTATGTTATGGATAAACGCTGACTTTGACAACCGTGCTTGCTACATTAAAACGATCATGGAAGCATTGAGTATTCTACCCGTAGACGTAGAAGACATTGAGGCCGTCGTATCCGATGAACAATTCGGAGGTATTCGCGAGCACTCATTATATCAGGAAGCAGTGCAGTCTTTAAAGACCCAGCGCCGCTCCCAGTTCAGTCTAGTGAAGTCTGATGTCTTCAGTGATGAATCGGTTGTTGTGATTGGAGGTTGCGATCTCGGGTCTAATCGAAATGTTCAGTGTTTCAGTTTTCCGCAGAAGAAGTGGTTCGCGTTGGCTGCTATGCCTATTGATATTGGATTCGATTTTGCCATGTGTTCTGGAGGTATGCACATATATGTTTCAGGTGGAAGTTCATATAAGGACGTGTTCTTACGTTATGATGGTGAAAGGAACATATGGCAAAATATGCCACCTATGCCTACCAGGAGACAGCGCCATTGCATGGCGATCGTTCGGAACACCTTGTATGTATTTGGAGGAATTGACACTCCACAGACGAGTCCTTATCGAAACATAGACATGTTTGACCTGGACGCATTCAGGTGGAAAACAGTTGGGAATCACAATCTGTCTATCCCTGTAAGATCAGCCTCGTGCGCCGTGCTGGGCCAGACTATCTATATTGTTGGTGGACTGGATTCCAAAAGTAAACAGGTCAACCGAGTGCAGtattttcatacaaaaaatgGATACTCAGGGGAGGAGTATCAAGTGCTACCTGATGAACCAAACATCCAATATAAGCCGGTAGTCGTAGCAGACACACTCTACATTGTATCAAAAAACGGCGACGTGTTGACGTACAACCCTGGGGCAAACCATCGACCAAAGGCTGATGGTAAAATATCAAGTTTCCCCAGAAGTGACTATGGAGTCTGTGAATTTGAAGGCAACATATTAGTACTAGGAGGAATGGCCAACTTCCAAACAAAGGCAGACATGATACAGTTCAATATAGAGAAAAACCTTACCATCTCTATGCAAGAGAGCATGCCATCCCCAAAACGACGATTCGGCTGGTGTAAAACGACTATCATGAGACGGCATCTTAGTAACATCGATTAG